From Ramlibacter agri, a single genomic window includes:
- a CDS encoding M48 family metallopeptidase: MSVIYPAGPAQVAPALTAASSVYRRQAWVAMLALLAFGLFYAALTGWFGWKAYTLLRAAVLGSRDPLWVWVGGAGAAFITVFMLKALFFVRRGKLEGLVEVTEQEQPGLFAFLVRLADEARAPRPRKVFLSSRVNAAVFYDLSPLNLLFPSRKNLEIGLALVNVLNLSELKAVLAHEFGHFAQRSMAVGRWVYVAQQIAATLVARRDMLDKVLRGLSSIDIRVSWVGWILSLLVWSIRSLVDTFFRIVLAAERALSREMEFQADRISVSLAGSDALIEALFRLQAADTAWDRAIAFANAEAAKGKLTGDLFEVQSQIMQRLRALLDDAAFGAPPPRPATEAAGHRIFRKEMVQPLRMWASHPLNHEREENAKRLYHPAPLDPSSAWTLFRDPAGVRRQGTAAMFPKRDPQLPVATPEETRVALDAEYGRESFKSIYRGCYLARPVTRAATRVDELYAAGPADRNAMYPPALGALVKDLEALQREQAELQAVQAGRGQVTDGEIRFRGRILHRRQLPLALGKVKSELQVVQDKLAAHDALCRSVGRDLGRAQGRGWDAYVQGLLALLHYAEHMEANLADAHGSLANAVSMVTAKRRVSDAERKRLVIVAADLYTLLEVVHRDAVHVQPDAATLQRAGLASWQAALGEWKLAPPSQEKLGQWLDVIDSWAQPVQRALGRLRRSTLDQLLVTEAMLARAAYQHQGLEDAPAAPQVPPQYPSFVAGSARPRQEKLDWWSRFLTADGWLPGTVRLAVAGGIIASLVGMSSALGTAQVAVHNGLDRAVQVEIGRWKNLAVGPGATQHVDLDLNGAVTIRARTMQGQEIESFRVEPDVPGAQYVYNVAAASPLVEWTAVYGNASAPADAPLGAQRWLSTGADTILQAPPEQIRTKGGGGTRRVISAAPGTSVRAVFQMDPRGNARKDVTLAHARWDDTASASISDWLGLAQGYPEFPRLLAARLAEQPADVVLLRLQQDSAPSQQHEQVCQAQQAQAVKNPEQADLQYLAARCQADPAEREAAFQAGYQLHPGNGWFGFAAASGLAEKGEFGPAARGYSTCLKLPALAEQCALELARVRRLQQGSGAELQDLASRYQSVRVAHMFESGAGLQPGTEAEAYPQLARGRVAEAALKAGKGPDAARVLRLAAASDGAPDALAQQAAKLPAGAGIDNTTFWPALGLALRRGEDVQPLLAHLQEPGLPPPVQQALQQFVDVLRTSRDVQQAEAAAAQLPVALRAQVYVAGVVALGPKAPAAWREYARRALFVGERPYFALAQ; encoded by the coding sequence ATGTCCGTCATCTACCCGGCCGGGCCGGCCCAGGTCGCGCCCGCGCTCACCGCTGCATCTTCCGTCTACCGGCGCCAGGCCTGGGTCGCGATGCTCGCGCTGCTGGCCTTCGGCTTGTTCTACGCCGCGCTCACGGGCTGGTTCGGCTGGAAGGCCTACACGCTGCTGCGCGCGGCCGTGCTCGGCTCGCGCGACCCGCTGTGGGTGTGGGTCGGCGGCGCCGGCGCGGCGTTCATCACCGTCTTCATGCTCAAGGCGCTGTTCTTCGTGCGGCGCGGCAAGCTCGAAGGCCTGGTCGAAGTGACCGAGCAGGAGCAGCCAGGGCTGTTCGCCTTCCTGGTCCGGCTGGCCGACGAGGCCCGGGCGCCGCGTCCGCGCAAGGTGTTCCTGTCCTCGCGCGTCAATGCGGCGGTGTTCTACGACCTGTCGCCGCTGAACCTGCTGTTCCCCTCGCGCAAGAACCTGGAGATCGGGCTGGCGCTGGTGAACGTGCTGAACCTGTCGGAGCTGAAGGCGGTGCTGGCGCACGAGTTCGGCCACTTCGCGCAGCGCTCGATGGCGGTCGGCCGCTGGGTGTACGTGGCGCAGCAGATCGCGGCCACGCTGGTCGCGCGCCGCGACATGCTGGACAAGGTCCTGCGCGGCCTGTCCTCGATCGACATCCGCGTGTCCTGGGTCGGCTGGATCCTGTCGTTGCTGGTGTGGTCGATCCGCTCGCTGGTGGACACCTTCTTCCGCATCGTGCTGGCCGCGGAGCGCGCGTTGTCGCGCGAGATGGAGTTCCAGGCCGACCGCATCTCCGTCAGCCTGGCCGGCAGCGACGCGCTGATCGAGGCGCTGTTCCGCCTGCAGGCGGCCGATACGGCCTGGGACCGCGCCATCGCCTTCGCCAACGCGGAAGCGGCCAAAGGCAAGCTCACCGGCGACCTGTTCGAGGTGCAGTCGCAGATCATGCAGCGGCTGCGTGCGCTGCTGGACGACGCCGCCTTCGGCGCGCCGCCGCCGCGCCCGGCCACAGAAGCGGCCGGTCACCGCATCTTCCGCAAGGAAATGGTGCAGCCGCTGCGCATGTGGGCCAGCCACCCGCTGAACCACGAGCGCGAGGAAAACGCCAAGCGCCTGTACCACCCGGCGCCGCTGGACCCTTCCTCGGCCTGGACGCTGTTCCGCGATCCGGCGGGAGTGCGCCGCCAGGGCACAGCGGCGATGTTTCCCAAGCGGGACCCGCAACTGCCGGTGGCTACGCCGGAGGAGACCCGGGTGGCGCTGGACGCGGAGTACGGCCGCGAATCCTTCAAGAGCATCTACCGCGGCTGCTACCTGGCGCGCCCCGTCACCCGGGCGGCGACGCGCGTGGACGAGCTCTATGCCGCCGGCCCGGCCGACCGCAACGCCATGTACCCGCCTGCGCTGGGCGCGCTGGTGAAGGACCTGGAAGCGCTGCAGCGCGAGCAGGCGGAACTGCAGGCCGTGCAGGCCGGCCGCGGGCAGGTCACCGACGGCGAGATCCGTTTCCGCGGCCGCATCCTGCACCGCCGCCAGCTGCCGCTGGCGCTGGGCAAGGTGAAGTCGGAACTGCAAGTGGTGCAGGACAAGCTGGCCGCGCATGACGCCCTGTGCCGCAGCGTCGGCCGCGACCTCGGGCGCGCGCAGGGCCGCGGCTGGGACGCCTACGTGCAGGGGCTGCTGGCGCTGCTGCACTACGCCGAGCATATGGAGGCCAACCTGGCCGATGCGCACGGCTCGCTGGCCAACGCGGTGAGCATGGTCACGGCCAAGCGGCGCGTCAGCGACGCGGAACGCAAGCGGCTGGTGATCGTCGCGGCTGACCTGTACACCCTGCTCGAAGTCGTGCACCGCGATGCCGTGCACGTGCAGCCGGACGCGGCCACGCTGCAGCGCGCCGGCCTCGCCAGCTGGCAGGCGGCGCTGGGCGAATGGAAGCTGGCCCCACCCTCGCAGGAGAAGCTGGGCCAGTGGCTGGACGTCATCGACAGCTGGGCGCAGCCGGTGCAGCGCGCGCTCGGCCGCCTGCGCCGCAGCACGCTGGACCAGTTGCTGGTGACCGAAGCCATGCTGGCCCGCGCGGCCTACCAGCACCAGGGCCTGGAAGATGCGCCGGCCGCGCCCCAAGTGCCGCCGCAATACCCCAGCTTCGTCGCTGGCAGCGCGCGGCCGCGCCAGGAGAAGCTGGACTGGTGGTCCCGCTTCCTCACTGCCGACGGCTGGTTGCCCGGCACTGTGCGGCTGGCGGTGGCGGGCGGCATCATCGCCAGCCTCGTGGGCATGAGCAGCGCGCTGGGCACGGCGCAGGTGGCCGTGCACAACGGGCTGGACCGCGCGGTGCAGGTCGAGATCGGCCGCTGGAAGAACCTGGCCGTGGGCCCGGGCGCGACGCAGCACGTGGACCTGGATCTCAATGGCGCGGTGACGATCCGCGCCCGCACGATGCAGGGCCAGGAGATCGAAAGCTTCCGCGTGGAGCCGGACGTGCCGGGCGCGCAGTACGTCTACAACGTGGCCGCCGCCTCGCCGCTGGTGGAATGGACGGCGGTGTACGGCAATGCGAGCGCGCCAGCCGACGCGCCGCTGGGCGCGCAGCGCTGGCTGTCCACCGGCGCCGACACCATCCTGCAGGCGCCGCCGGAGCAGATCCGCACGAAGGGCGGCGGCGGCACGCGGCGCGTGATCAGCGCGGCGCCGGGCACCTCGGTGCGCGCCGTGTTCCAGATGGATCCGCGCGGCAACGCGCGCAAGGACGTGACGCTGGCCCACGCGCGCTGGGACGACACCGCCTCGGCGTCGATTTCCGACTGGCTGGGCCTGGCGCAGGGCTACCCGGAGTTCCCGCGCCTGCTGGCCGCGCGGCTGGCCGAGCAGCCGGCCGACGTGGTGCTGCTGCGCCTGCAGCAGGACAGCGCGCCGTCGCAGCAGCACGAGCAGGTCTGCCAGGCGCAGCAGGCGCAGGCGGTGAAGAACCCCGAGCAGGCCGACCTGCAGTACCTGGCGGCGCGCTGCCAGGCCGATCCCGCGGAGCGCGAGGCGGCCTTCCAGGCGGGCTACCAGCTCCATCCCGGCAACGGCTGGTTCGGCTTCGCCGCTGCTTCCGGGCTGGCGGAGAAAGGCGAATTCGGTCCCGCGGCCCGCGGCTATTCGACCTGCCTCAAGCTGCCGGCGCTGGCCGAGCAATGCGCGCTGGAGCTGGCCCGCGTGCGCCGGCTGCAGCAGGGCTCGGGCGCGGAACTGCAGGACCTCGCGTCCAGGTACCAGTCGGTGCGCGTGGCGCACATGTTCGAAAGCGGCGCCGGCCTGCAGCCCGGCACCGAAGCCGAGGCCTATCCGCAGCTGGCGCGCGGCCGCGTTGCCGAAGCGGCCCTCAAGGCCGGCAAGGGCCCTGATGCAGCGCGCGTGCTGCGGCTGGCCGCCGCGTCCGACGGCGCGCCGGACGCGCTGGCGCAGCAGGCCGCGAAGCTGCCGGCTGGTGCGGGCATCGACAACACGACCTTCTGGCCCGCGCTGGGCCTGGCCCTGCGCCGCGGCGAGGACGTGCAGCCGTTGCTGGCGCACCTGCAGGAACCCGGCCTGCCGCCGCCCGTGCAGCAAGCCTTGCAGCAGTTCGTCGACGTGCTGCGGACTTCGCGCGACGTGCAGCAGGCCGAAGCCGCGGCGGCGCAGCTGCCGGTGGCGCTGCGCGCGCAGGTCTACGTGGCCGGGGTGGTGGCGCTGGGGCCCAAGGCGCCGGCGGCCTGGCGCGAATACGCACGCCGCGCCTTGTTCGTCGGCGAGCGGCCTTACTTCGCGCTGGCGCAGTAA
- the ybiB gene encoding DNA-binding protein YbiB, whose amino-acid sequence MGISQYLKEIGRGKQGARPLARDQARDLFGQVLDGAVTDLEVGAFCIAMRVKGETPEEMAGFLDALDERLHKVPAASGKPVVVLPSYNGARRLPVLTPLLAALVARRGLPVVIHGASTESSRVFVRDVLHALDVQAHGEVPTVRDGQVVFLPTEVLSPGLKRLLDARKAIGLRNSAHSLVKLMNPCAGKAVIVSSYTHPEYAVSMAAVFELMGSTALLLRGTEGEVVADARRLPQMDGFIRGQRVTLQEGQKGTLAELPELPKDIAPEATAAYIREVLAGTRPVPHSLAAQVEHILHLADAS is encoded by the coding sequence GTGGGCATCAGTCAATACCTCAAGGAAATCGGCCGCGGCAAGCAGGGCGCGCGGCCCCTCGCACGCGACCAGGCCAGGGACCTCTTCGGCCAGGTCCTCGACGGCGCCGTCACCGACCTCGAGGTCGGCGCCTTCTGCATCGCCATGCGCGTGAAGGGGGAGACGCCGGAAGAAATGGCGGGCTTCCTCGACGCCCTTGACGAACGCCTGCACAAGGTCCCTGCTGCCAGCGGCAAGCCGGTGGTCGTCCTGCCCAGCTACAACGGGGCGCGCCGCCTGCCGGTGCTGACGCCGCTGCTGGCGGCGCTCGTCGCACGACGCGGCCTGCCGGTGGTGATCCACGGCGCGTCCACCGAGTCCAGCCGCGTCTTCGTGCGCGACGTACTGCACGCGCTCGACGTCCAGGCGCATGGCGAAGTGCCGACCGTGCGCGACGGCCAGGTGGTGTTCCTGCCCACCGAGGTGCTCAGCCCGGGCCTCAAGCGCCTGCTGGACGCGCGCAAGGCGATCGGCCTGCGCAATTCCGCGCACAGCCTGGTGAAGCTGATGAACCCCTGCGCCGGCAAGGCCGTCATCGTCAGCAGCTACACGCACCCGGAATACGCCGTCTCGATGGCCGCCGTGTTCGAGCTCATGGGTTCGACCGCGCTGCTGCTGCGCGGCACCGAAGGCGAAGTGGTCGCCGACGCGCGCCGCCTGCCGCAGATGGATGGCTTCATCCGCGGCCAGCGCGTGACCCTGCAGGAAGGCCAGAAGGGCACGCTCGCCGAATTGCCGGAACTCCCCAAGGACATCGCCCCCGAGGCCACGGCCGCGTACATCCGCGAAGTGCTCGCGGGCACGCGTCCCGTTCCCCACTCGCTCGCCGCGCAAGTGGAACACATCTTGCATCTGGCTGACGCATCATGA
- the cobA gene encoding uroporphyrinogen-III C-methyltransferase codes for MNTIHTGKVTLVGAGPGDPELLTLKALKAIQGATVLLVDDLVSDEVVAHAPPTARIVHVGKRGGCKSTPQAFIEKLMVMAAREGENVVRLKGGDPFIFGRGGEEVEHLRAAGIHVEVVNGITSGLAAATSLGVPLTHRDHAQGVIFITGHAQKGAEAPDWRTLAAAARDARLTLVIYMGVSSAERIEQDLLAGLPGDTPVAVIQRATLPDQRHAVTRLDHLAQTIAGEALASPSVIVVGDVVRGVQAASSALPQARAA; via the coding sequence ATGAATACGATCCACACCGGGAAGGTCACACTGGTCGGCGCCGGCCCCGGCGATCCGGAACTGCTCACCCTCAAGGCGCTGAAAGCGATCCAGGGGGCCACCGTGCTGCTGGTCGACGACCTCGTCAGCGACGAAGTGGTGGCGCATGCGCCGCCCACGGCGCGCATCGTCCACGTCGGCAAGCGCGGCGGCTGCAAGAGCACGCCGCAGGCCTTCATCGAGAAGCTGATGGTGATGGCCGCGCGCGAAGGCGAGAACGTCGTGCGCCTCAAGGGCGGCGACCCCTTCATCTTCGGCCGCGGCGGCGAGGAGGTGGAACACCTGCGCGCCGCCGGCATCCACGTCGAAGTGGTCAACGGCATCACCTCGGGCCTGGCTGCCGCCACTTCGCTGGGCGTGCCGCTCACGCACCGGGACCATGCGCAAGGCGTCATCTTCATCACCGGCCATGCCCAGAAGGGTGCGGAAGCGCCCGACTGGCGCACGCTGGCGGCCGCTGCGCGCGACGCCCGCCTGACGCTGGTGATCTACATGGGCGTGAGCAGCGCCGAGCGCATCGAGCAGGACCTGCTGGCCGGCCTGCCCGGCGACACGCCCGTGGCCGTCATCCAGCGCGCCACCCTGCCCGACCAGCGCCATGCGGTGACGCGGCTGGACCATCTCGCGCAGACCATCGCGGGCGAAGCCCTGGCCAGCCCGTCGGTGATCGTCGTCGGTGACGTCGTGCGCGGCGTGCAGGCGGCCAGCTCCGCCTTGCCGCAAGCGCGCGCCGCCTGA